The following nucleotide sequence is from uncultured Draconibacterium sp..
GTGCGTTACAGAATCATTCGAATAGAAAATATTTGTTTTGTGTTTTTGTTTGAAATAATCCTCATACTTCCGGTCGAGAAACTCATTTAAAGGAATATTAATTGCCAATGGTAAATGCCATTTCCCGAATTCCTCTTTTGAACGTACATCAATAAGGTTTACCTTGTAGTAATTATTTACCAGTTCATCAGCGAGTTTATCTGCAGAAATTTCTTTAAAAACACATTTCCCCTGTTCTTTTTTATCGGCAACTTGTTTTTGTATTCTTTCGTTTCGCGACGGAATAATGGCAACAAGCAAAATAAACACAAAAGGAATGGCTGATACCAAATAAGTACGATAGAGTGTAAAACGGGTAAACTTTAATTGTTTATTACGCACACGGTATTCTACCCAGGTAGTTCCGTAAAAAGCCATAATTGCAATAGCCGTTAATATAAATGCCCAGGCCACTGGCGACAATCCAAAGAAAACATCGATACGAAGCGGCCCCATGGCTTTTGCCATATACAATGGCTCGAATACAGGATATAGCTCCGAAAAAGCCAGGATTCCGATTAATGAGCCAAAAATAAATGCCCAACCATCGAGTTTGCCAATTGATGCCGCACAAACGCTTGTTCCCGGGCAAAAACCACCAATAATAAAACCTGCGCCCATTACTGCGCCACCAACAATTGCCGACCACAGAAATGTAGGGTTTATATAAATTAAGTTAATATCGAGTAAGCCAAAATGAGCAAATAAAACAACTCCAATCATAGCGGTTATACCCGCTGTAAAAAACACGCGCAATACGGTAAAATCGTAGCCATAAAATAAACCTACCAGCTTTTTTGTGCTCGAAAATCCAGCCTGTTCGAGTATATATCCGAAAGCTATACCTACAAACAAAGCCACTACAAGATTAAATTCATTGCCAATGATATCAGGAACTAATGGTGCCATAATACTTTTCTTTTATCAGTTGTAAAGGTTTATAATTATTTCAGCCACAATCGTCTGAAGAAAAAAGCCAGCATATAAGCCATTCCAAAAATGGCCATCATCGTAATAATACCGCCAAACGACATCACTCCCATACCGCTAAGTGCCGATCCACTGGTACATCCTCTGCCAAGCTGAGACCCCAGGCCGAATAAAGCACCGCCAACGATAGCGCCAACAACACGCATTGTATTTGTCGCTCTTGGTCCTTTTTCCAGTTTCCATCCAACCCGATCGGAAACTACCCCGGAAAAGAAAGCACCAATCATAACTCCCAGCACTTCAAATACAAGCCACGAACGCATCGGACCATTGGGATGCTCTTCCGCATAATTGGCATAGTAGTGTGTATTTTCGGCATGCTGAGGTGCAATGGTATTTACCCCCTCAATTACAACACTTTTCATTGCACCGCTTGCCCCCAGTCCGCGCCCGGTAATGTAGATAGTAGCCAGCAAGGTTAATCCTAAAAGGAAACCTGCCAGGTAAGGATTCATATATCTTCTTGATCTCATCTTTTTAATTTTAGTTGATTAAAAATTTCTGCCCTAACTTTTCTTATTTTGTTTGTCGGCATGTTGTTCTTCATCATCCAACTCTTCGTAACCGGTAATCATGGCTTTAATATTCGAGGTATAAGTATGCCCGGTAGTAGTCATGTAAACATGAATTATTACAAAAGCCACTAATAAAAAGGCTCCAAAAGAATGCCAGTTAGCAATGCTATTAAGATTAATATCTCGAATAACAATCTCGTTGTTGGCATTAACAGTTTTATGATACATATACAACAAGCCCGAAATCACCATCATTGGTACTAAAACAAGCTTAAATCCTAAATAGGTAAAAGCCTGAAGCGGATTCAGTTTTCGAAGTGGTGTTTTTTTAGTGGGATGTGGTTCTTTCTTAAAAATCCCGCTTATGTAATAGTTAATTTGTGCCGTTAACATTTTTAAATTCGGGATATATTGTTTCCATTCGCCCGTTGTTGCATGCCAAAATATGGCAAAAGCAATAAGTACCAGAAAAGCATAAGAAGCTACACGATGAAAATACACTGCCTTTTCGTAACCAAACAGATGAATTGAATCATGCACTTCGAAACCGGTTACTGTTAGAAACAAAATCAGTGCCGCCTGCCCCCAGTGCCAGAAACGATTAAATCCTTTATAAATATATACTTTGGCCATTTCTATTTTTTTTGATTGTGTTGATTATTGTAGTCAATTATCTCTGTCTCGTACTCCTTATTTCTCATTGAATAGAATATACGGATAGCTGCATGAAGCAACACGCCTCCCAGCGAAAGAATAATAAGCCAACGTCCAAATCCATCAAGAATTGGATTATTATCTCGGCCTGGCACATAAAAGCCAGTTAATTTTGCAAGGCGCCCGTTGTTTCGTGTATGACATTCGGCACACGAAACCGACTGCTCTTTTGGAGCAACCATGTGGTTTAATGGCCAATACATTTCGGTCTTTACAAAACCATACTCGCCACTGTAAGGAAATCCGATCCGACTCATTCCTGCTGCCGAAGCCTTATCCCAGTTAAAATCTTTCCAGTAGGCGCTGTCACCTTTTTCCGGAGCATATAATTTTGGCTGAATTAAAATATTGTATTTCTTGTCGTAGATTTGATCTCCAACATGAACTTTAACAGGAATAATTTTCGAATTCGAATCGTTGTGAGAACCAAACAGTTTATTCATTTGTACCGGAATTTCAGTAATCGAATCGCCCAACATATAATGATCGGCAGTTCCGTTAAACCAAACATAATCGGGTTGTACGTTTCTGGCCCATATAAACGAACCTTTAATCGACATATAAGTGTGATTTCCCAATGAATCCTCCTCCATATACGGGTTTCCATTTTTCAACTTCCCGGCATCTGACCAATTCCATTGCATTTTTGTTGCATTCTCTTTTGCATACGTTGGAATATGACATGTTTGGCACGCAACTTTTGCAGTATGTCGGTTTAACATCTGGTTAAAGTGCGGCATGTTGGTATGGCAGTCTTCGCAGTTTAGCCGATTTTTATTTTCAGCAGATACCGAATAGAGTTTACCTTTTATTACATGATTTTCTGCTGTATGACAATCAACACAACTCATGTTCAACCCGTTGGCCGCCATATGCACATCCACATCGCGCGTGCAGGCTGTTTGTGCTGCTTCTAAATCGCCATGCTTTACATTATTGCCGCCACCGCTATAAAAATGACACGCACCACAATTGCTTTTGGTAGGTTGTCCAACACTTTGTGCTACTTTGCTTAGGTTTACACTCCGATCGGGGTAACCGGCCATTGAAGCACCTTTTTTGTATTCTTCCGAATTATCATGACATACCATACAATCCACATTTCGGGCATTATTAAAATCGAAATGGTCATTATTCATTCCAAAACCGATGTGGCATTTAGCACAAGCCTGCTCATTGGTTTGCGCTCCGATACAAAAGTTATTTAGCAAGTTCTTTTTACCAATTGTGCGGATTCCCCGCCCTTCAACATAAGCAACACGCTCCCAGTTCCAGTGATTTGAGCTCATCACCTCTTTGTGCACCTCGGTATGACAGATTAAACATGCCTCCGTAACTTCCTGCGGTGTTTCAAAATCAGACTGCAGTATCGTAAATTTACTGTGATCGACCGAGGGGACAGGTTTTATCGCATATTCCTGACGTAATTTCTCCAGCTTTAAATCGTAAAACGGCTTTTCTTTTTGAAAAAGCTGGATGGCTGCTATTACAGCAACCACTACAATTAAAGGTATTACTATTTTTCTAATCATTGAGTTAGTTTTTCACATACAAACGTCCTCAAATATATACATATTTCGATATCACATAATGCACTTATGTTATTTATATTCAATATATATTAATCTTTTGTTCGTTATGGATTCAGCGCAAGAATCTATATTACTTAAAATCAACATCATATTTACTTCAATAATATAAATCCATATAACAATTGTGTCAAAAAACATATCTGCCATATGTGCTAAATGCTAATTAACAAGAGTCACTATCTTATCACTGATAACATATTTTTATTTTTGATTTATTATACAAATAAACCTGTCCCTTCAAAGCAGTATTCAGTTTCAAAAAAAACACTGAAGGTTTGGGCATTTATGAAGTTTCTTATTGGTGAAAATCGAAGATAATCTGCTTTGTTGATCGATAAATGCAGGAAATGTGAACCTTGAATCAAAATCAATTAAACAGAAAAGAATACTTAAAAACGCCTCATCATTTCGGCAGAAGTAATTGGGATTATAAAATTAAACGTAGCTAGAACAATAAAATAGATCTAACCTGTTCTTAACTGTTTATTTATTAAAAGGGGTAAATAGAAAGTCCCGATGAAAAACTCACCGGGACCTAGAGAAATATATATTAATATGGTTTTTTAGCCTTAATAATTCATAAAAATGAGTTAATCCCTTTGGGCTGACCTTGACATTGAAAATCCTCAAATTATATGTCCAAAGCACATATTCTGTCGATTTTCAATCGTCAACACTTTGTGTGAAAAATTTATTCAATTTTTCAGGTTAGCAACCGCCGGCAGCAACGCTTGTTTTTTCGCGTCGGCGTACCTGCACCGGTTTGTTATCCTGATCAGCATTTAAATCAGAACCGTCTTTTGGTGCAGCCATTTCAGCATAGTTATACCGCGGAAATCCGCTAAAATAAGCATCGTCGTTTATGGTATTGTACAAGTCATCTTCATTGGCTTTGTAATACTCATATCCACCCAGCAAAAGTTTGATATTGTTGAAACCTACCTGACGGAAAAACATCCACGGGCCATTGGCCTGCAGTTCGTTTTCGCCATATAAAACAATGGTTACGCCCATGTTGCGAAGTGCTGTTAAACGTTCCAGATTATCGGGATCGGCCAATGTATTTGCCGATAAGTTTTCAGCTCCGGAAATATGCCCCTGCCCGAAAACGAAGTTATCGCGAATATCAAATAAAACGATACTATCGGGTTTATTGGCGATCACATCTTCCAACTCCCAGGGGTAAAAATAATCTTCACCATCGAGTAAAGCTTCGATGCTTTCGTCCATGCTTTCTTGGTATTCAAACAACGGTTTCGGCATGGTTAAAAAGCCAATAACGAGAATAACCACAAATACTGAAACTGCGATTAATGTTCTCCACGGATTTAGTTCATGTATATGCATGCTGTTAATTTTTTCAATCGTTAGAAATTAGCAACCACCGGCTGCAACACTTGTTTTTTCTCTTCGGCGCACCTGCACTTCAACATTGCCGTCGTCGGAAGCTACCGACCCGGCGCCGGTGAAATAAATTTGTGCTCCCTTGCGAAATGCATAAAGTTCGTGATCAACAGAAGGTGCATCAGCATTAGGTTGCGAAGGATCAATTATGGTTTGCATCCAGCAGTTCAGACCGCCCTTCATCACATAAGTACCTTCAATTCCTAAACGTTTGGTAAGGACCCATGTTTGATCAGCCCTGATATCGTCGTTGGAAATAAATACTACTTTTATTCCCGGCACTCCAAAATACGAGAGGTTTCCATCGTTTAGCAGATCTTCGAGCGGAATATTTAACGAGCCCGGCAATGCATATTCTGCATACTCAGCTGCCGGACGAACATCAACCATTAACAACGACGGATCGCCCTGAATGATCATCTTAGCTACCTGGTCGGTTGATACATATCGAGTAGGCTGAATAATTTCTTGTAACAATTCCTCAGGAGCAATTTGTTTTGGCTCATCATCACTTGTTAAAAACAGGGTACCTACCGCCAACACAAGCATCAATATGGTTAGTAAAATATAATTTCTGTTCATGTTTTTCCGTCGTTTAGAATTTATATTGCTTTATGTTTTTACGCACACGTTTTTCGATAAACATTGTTCCCCAGAATGCAGCAAGTGCCACCACAGTAAATGCCACGGCAAAGTATGGTGCCGGAATTCCCGTAATTTCCATAAGCGTTACATTCCCAAGGTCTCCGCTGGTAAAAAAGTCTTCGAAAAGAGGATATGCCAGTGAAAATCCGAAGATCCCCAAATAAAGT
It contains:
- a CDS encoding YeeE/YedE thiosulfate transporter family protein, whose amino-acid sequence is MAPLVPDIIGNEFNLVVALFVGIAFGYILEQAGFSSTKKLVGLFYGYDFTVLRVFFTAGITAMIGVVLFAHFGLLDINLIYINPTFLWSAIVGGAVMGAGFIIGGFCPGTSVCAASIGKLDGWAFIFGSLIGILAFSELYPVFEPLYMAKAMGPLRIDVFFGLSPVAWAFILTAIAIMAFYGTTWVEYRVRNKQLKFTRFTLYRTYLVSAIPFVFILLVAIIPSRNERIQKQVADKKEQGKCVFKEISADKLADELVNNYYKVNLIDVRSKEEFGKWHLPLAINIPLNEFLDRKYEDYFKQKHKTNIFYSNDSVTHKEACLTARFVGKSDNLILRETADDFEQLILQAEKPMPNATKDVYEEYLFRSEAARKLTELQAAFESMSKPVIKEVKPAAGGCS
- a CDS encoding YeeE/YedE thiosulfate transporter family protein, translating into MKKMRSRRYMNPYLAGFLLGLTLLATIYITGRGLGASGAMKSVVIEGVNTIAPQHAENTHYYANYAEEHPNGPMRSWLVFEVLGVMIGAFFSGVVSDRVGWKLEKGPRATNTMRVVGAIVGGALFGLGSQLGRGCTSGSALSGMGVMSFGGIITMMAIFGMAYMLAFFFRRLWLK
- a CDS encoding cytochrome b/b6 domain-containing protein; the protein is MAKVYIYKGFNRFWHWGQAALILFLTVTGFEVHDSIHLFGYEKAVYFHRVASYAFLVLIAFAIFWHATTGEWKQYIPNLKMLTAQINYYISGIFKKEPHPTKKTPLRKLNPLQAFTYLGFKLVLVPMMVISGLLYMYHKTVNANNEIVIRDINLNSIANWHSFGAFLLVAFVIIHVYMTTTGHTYTSNIKAMITGYEELDDEEQHADKQNKKS
- a CDS encoding tetrathionate reductase family octaheme c-type cytochrome encodes the protein MIRKIVIPLIVVVAVIAAIQLFQKEKPFYDLKLEKLRQEYAIKPVPSVDHSKFTILQSDFETPQEVTEACLICHTEVHKEVMSSNHWNWERVAYVEGRGIRTIGKKNLLNNFCIGAQTNEQACAKCHIGFGMNNDHFDFNNARNVDCMVCHDNSEEYKKGASMAGYPDRSVNLSKVAQSVGQPTKSNCGACHFYSGGGNNVKHGDLEAAQTACTRDVDVHMAANGLNMSCVDCHTAENHVIKGKLYSVSAENKNRLNCEDCHTNMPHFNQMLNRHTAKVACQTCHIPTYAKENATKMQWNWSDAGKLKNGNPYMEEDSLGNHTYMSIKGSFIWARNVQPDYVWFNGTADHYMLGDSITEIPVQMNKLFGSHNDSNSKIIPVKVHVGDQIYDKKYNILIQPKLYAPEKGDSAYWKDFNWDKASAAGMSRIGFPYSGEYGFVKTEMYWPLNHMVAPKEQSVSCAECHTRNNGRLAKLTGFYVPGRDNNPILDGFGRWLIILSLGGVLLHAAIRIFYSMRNKEYETEIIDYNNQHNQKK
- a CDS encoding rhodanese-like domain-containing protein, whose amino-acid sequence is MHIHELNPWRTLIAVSVFVVILVIGFLTMPKPLFEYQESMDESIEALLDGEDYFYPWELEDVIANKPDSIVLFDIRDNFVFGQGHISGAENLSANTLADPDNLERLTALRNMGVTIVLYGENELQANGPWMFFRQVGFNNIKLLLGGYEYYKANEDDLYNTINDDAYFSGFPRYNYAEMAAPKDGSDLNADQDNKPVQVRRREKTSVAAGGC
- a CDS encoding rhodanese-like domain-containing protein produces the protein MNRNYILLTILMLVLAVGTLFLTSDDEPKQIAPEELLQEIIQPTRYVSTDQVAKMIIQGDPSLLMVDVRPAAEYAEYALPGSLNIPLEDLLNDGNLSYFGVPGIKVVFISNDDIRADQTWVLTKRLGIEGTYVMKGGLNCWMQTIIDPSQPNADAPSVDHELYAFRKGAQIYFTGAGSVASDDGNVEVQVRRREKTSVAAGGC